The window CTGAGCCGCACCCCGTCGGCCGCATCACCCTGCGGGACACATGAGGCCGGACGCCGGACCGGCCTGTCCACGCCCGATCCGGCGACACGGGCCTCGACCCGACCGAAATGTCGCCCTTTCCAGCATGCGCAACCGGGGGTTGACCATTCCCGCAACCACCCCTAGGTTTCTCGCAACCCGCTGGTACATCGATTAACCACCCTGGTCAACGTCCTGGTTGGAGATATCCCGCTGTGCGCTCACCCCTGAGTCGGCGCGGTTTCCTTGCCGCTGGTTCCGGCCTCGCCGCCGCTGCCGCGCTCCCCGCAATGTCCGGCTGTTCCACGCTCGCCTCGGCCGATTCCGACCCCGGCACGCTCGTCGTCCACACCCAGCTCGGGACCACCGCGCCCGGCTCGCCCACGTACACCGCCGCCGTCAAGGCCTTCGAGGAGGAGAACCCCGGGCTCCGGGTCAAGAACCTCGTCAACGGCGACGACCTCCCCCAGGTGTACGAGACCTCGCGACTGGCCCGCAAGGAGCCGGACGTGGTCATGGTCAACCTGTACGACAAGACGCTCGCCTGGACCGACGTCGGTGCCACCGTCGACGTCAGGGGCTACCTCGACGACTGGGGGCTGCGCGAGCGCGTCCTGCCCGCAGCTCTGACGGCGTGGACCGACGGCAAGGGCAGGCTCCGCGCCTTCCCCTACTTCGCCACCAACTGGCCCGTCGCCTTCAACACCCACCTGCTCGACCGCGCCGGAGTCGGTTCCGTGCCCACCACCGGGGACCAGCTCATCGGCGCCGCGCGCAAGCTGCGGGCCAAGGGCATCGCGCCGGTCACCGTGGGCGGCAACGACTGGACCGGGCAGAAGCTGCTGGCCCAGATCATCCAGACCTTCCTCACCACCGACGAGGCGCGGCAGGTCTACACGACGGGCGACTTCAGCGGCAGCCGGGGCGCCCGCGAGGGCATCGACTACTTCGTGTCGCTGCGCGACGCCGGTGTCTTCGCCGACAAGGCGCAGGGGCTGACGTCCGACACGATGACCACGCAGTACAACACGGAGTCGGCGGCAGTGCAGTCCGCGATGTCCTCCGCGCTGGCGAAGGTGCCGGCCAGGACCGCCGGGCACACCGAGGTCGGCGGATGGCCACTCGCGCCGGGCGCCGCTCACGAGAAGCCGACCATCCTGCGCTCCTACACCCTCATCGGCTTCTGGATCAGCCCCAACGGCGTCAAGAAGCTCTCCTCCGTGGAGAAGTTCCTCCGCTTCATGTACCGCCCCGACATCGTGTCGCGCTTCATCACCGAGAGCGGCCGGGACATGGCGCTCGTGACCGACACGGTCAGCAAGGACTTCCCTCTGGTGGCGAAGGCACAGCAGCTCGGCGACCGGGTCGGCCAGGTACTGCTGCCCGACCTGTACGTCCCGCCCACCGCCACCCAGCCGCTGATCACCGCGACCAGCACCGCCTTCACCCGGGGCACGAGCGCGGCCTCCGTGCGCTCCGCCCTGGAATCCGCCTACCGCACGGCCTGATCCGCGCGCCCGAGCCTTAGCGAGTCCTCCTATGACGATGCTCTCGTCCGCCCCGGGCGGCGCCTCGGTCCGCGGGCCGGCAACTCCCCCGCCGCCCGCCGCCGCCCTCACGAAGCGCCGTACCCAGGGCGGGGTCGTCCTCGCCGTGCCCGCCCTGGCCTGGTACCTGGTCTTCATGGTCGGCCCGCTGGTCGCC is drawn from Streptomyces sp. NBC_00178 and contains these coding sequences:
- a CDS encoding ABC transporter substrate-binding protein yields the protein MRSPLSRRGFLAAGSGLAAAAALPAMSGCSTLASADSDPGTLVVHTQLGTTAPGSPTYTAAVKAFEEENPGLRVKNLVNGDDLPQVYETSRLARKEPDVVMVNLYDKTLAWTDVGATVDVRGYLDDWGLRERVLPAALTAWTDGKGRLRAFPYFATNWPVAFNTHLLDRAGVGSVPTTGDQLIGAARKLRAKGIAPVTVGGNDWTGQKLLAQIIQTFLTTDEARQVYTTGDFSGSRGAREGIDYFVSLRDAGVFADKAQGLTSDTMTTQYNTESAAVQSAMSSALAKVPARTAGHTEVGGWPLAPGAAHEKPTILRSYTLIGFWISPNGVKKLSSVEKFLRFMYRPDIVSRFITESGRDMALVTDTVSKDFPLVAKAQQLGDRVGQVLLPDLYVPPTATQPLITATSTAFTRGTSAASVRSALESAYRTA